A single region of the Eublepharis macularius isolate TG4126 chromosome 14, MPM_Emac_v1.0, whole genome shotgun sequence genome encodes:
- the LOC129341926 gene encoding methyltransferase-like 26, whose translation MDPTAVNWNKEPILGALQQYVSPAPRQVEVLEVASGSGQHVTHFARTLPNALWQPSKLDLVCMQSISALTSALCLPNVKPPVYLDSSKSWGMWGLKPSALDLIININMIHVSNVNCTEGLFRGAGKLPPQSNVDFNDTLRLRNPAGGLRDTALPQQLAEVNGMCPERMVEMPANE comes from the exons ATGGACCCGACAGcagtcaactggaacaaggagcCCATCCTGGGGGCCCTGCAGCAGTACGTGAGCCCCGCGCCACGGCAGGTGGAGGTGCTGGAGGTGGCCTCGGGCTCCGGGCAGCATGTCACCCACTTCGCCCGCACCCTGCCCAACGCGCTGTGGCAGCCCTCCAAGCTGGACCTGGTCTGCATGCAGAGCATTTCTGCCTTAACCAGTGCACTCTGCCTCCCGAATGTCAAACCGCCGGTTTACCTAGACTCATCCAAGAGCTGGGGGATGTGGGGGCTGAAGCCCAGTGCCCTGGATCtcatcatcaacatcaacatGATTCACGTTTCCAACGTGAACTGTACCGAGGGCTTGTTCAGAGGAGCAGGGAAGCT ccccccccagagcaacGTGGACTTCAATGACACCTTGAGGCTCAGAAATCCAGCTGGGGGCCTCCGGGACACGGCTCTCCCGCAGCAACTTGCCGAGGTCAATGGAATGTGCCCGGAGAGAATGGTGGAGATGCCAGCAAATGAGTAA